A window from Pararge aegeria chromosome 6, ilParAegt1.1, whole genome shotgun sequence encodes these proteins:
- the LOC120624786 gene encoding uncharacterized protein LOC120624786 produces the protein MSRLGCMFILWIVYGSAFSSYEGPDEFVKSLGFDSYFDDQYSGPPRFRRYTGGRSRENLKKAEGDEEDDPYHYRAEYISRPKAFDESPYSSPYKKKEGSKDGYEYPYSYDSGYDHKEYDRIKELSDKQAAEIKQNPGNCKEVIKDGMSCMTCKDPKTGGNYESCSYVAEPKNNKYAYSKERKYDSNDDPDEPEKKSESPKKSEKLHSKKDTDSHRQDTGSHKFSKNENEKPYSSYKQADDSENPNNKYKSYYHSSQPKLSESLRAASSEESSEEAAPKSYDYKKALPGFYTDSEQKKDVEHVLAEFKKKDRSACNKVRKNGMTCYQCLDKNGLKNEECMFVSESAPKESHLAYQEHKEFTSKPATLDGGNEGAESQTVTTNSPPAQKSAEYAASSNYSKKLKRKKAPQTSITTAANNPEPKITKKVKRSEESQSAKDQSEYDGTSAVGISNIAPPEEFAGADSKGAFWAETLPQYSAALGVSLPEFMLSRSEHEASFDEAVAGA, from the exons ATGTCTAGATTAGGTTGCAtg TTCATATTGTGGATTGTGTACGGAAGTGCATTTTCCAGTTACGAAGGACCGGATGAATTCGTTAAATCTTTGGGGTTTGATTCGTATTTCGATGACCAATATTCGG GGCCACCCCGTTTTCGGCGCTATACAGGAGGAAGAAGCAgggaaaatttgaaaaaagcTGAAGGAGATGAAGAGGATGATCCCTATCATTATAGAGCGGAATACATATCTAGACCGAAAGCTTTTGATGAGAGTCCCTATAGCAGTCCGTACAAAAAGAAGGAAGGTTCTAAAGATGGGTATGAATATCCATATAGCTATGATTCAGGATACGATCATAAAGAATATGATAGGATTAAGGAACTATCCGATAAACAAGCTGCTGAGATTAAGCAGAATCCAGGCAATTGCAAAGAAGTGATAAAGGATGGTATGTCGTGTATGACCTGTAAAGACCCCAAAACTGGCGGAAATTATGAATCTTGTTCATATGTCGCAGAAcctaagaataataaatatgcttattctAAAGAAAGGAAATATGATAGTAACGACGATCCCGATGAGCccgaaaaaaaatctgaaagtCCAAAAAAATCGGAAAAACTGCATTCAAAGAAAGATACCGACTCACACCGGCAAGACACCGGTTCGCACAAATTcagtaaaaatgaaaatgaaaaacctTACAGTAGCTATAAACAGGCAGATGACTCTGAAAAccccaataataaatataagtccTACTACCACTCCTCTCAACCTAAGTTAAGTGAATCACTGCGTGCAGCAAGTAGTGAAGAGAGTTCTGAAGAAGCCGCACCGAAATCGTATGATTACAAAAAAGCATTACCTGGCTTTTATACCGACagtgaacaaaaaaaagatgTTGAACACGTATTAGCTGAATTCAAAAAGAAGGATAGATCAGCATGCAACAAAGTAAGGAAAAATGGAATGACTTGTTATCAATGTCTTGACAAAAATGGACTTAAAAATGAAGAGTGCATGTTTGTATCGGAATCGGCACCCAAAGAAAGCCATTTAGCTTATCAAGAACATAAGGAATTTACTTCTAAACCTGCAACACTGGACGGTGGCAATGAAGGAGCTGAAAGTCAGACTGTAACCACAAATTCCCCGCCAGCGCAGAAATCGGCAGAATATGCAGCGTCGTCAAATTACAGCAAAAAGTTAAAGCGCAAAAAAGCACCACAGACATCTATTACTACGGCTGCTAATAATCCAGAaccaaaaattactaaaaaagttaaaaggaGTGAAGAATCTCAGTCAGCGAAAGATCAGTCTGAGTATGACGGCACATCTGCTGTCGGTATCTCAAACATAGCACCTCCTGAAGAATTCGCAGGTGCAGACTCAAAGGGTGCTTTTTGGGC